The Petropleomorpha daqingensis genome includes a window with the following:
- a CDS encoding three-helix bundle dimerization domain-containing protein, with protein MSLTAAVVIPEDDAPLAGGDPVVDSLVARLHAEFGLDPAHLRRLAVEVLGGFATARVQTFVPILAEKRLRQTCRELTPRDR; from the coding sequence GTGTCCCTGACCGCCGCTGTGGTCATCCCCGAGGACGACGCCCCGCTCGCCGGCGGGGATCCCGTCGTCGACTCCCTCGTCGCGCGGCTGCACGCCGAGTTCGGCCTGGATCCGGCGCACCTGCGCCGGCTCGCCGTCGAGGTGCTGGGCGGCTTCGCCACCGCCCGGGTGCAGACGTTCGTCCCGATCCTCGCGGAGAAGCGGCTGCGCCAGACCTGCCGCGAGCTGACGCCCCGCGATCGGTGA
- a CDS encoding SulP family inorganic anion transporter, translating into MRLVPPGVDALRGYRRAWLPKDLVAGAVLTALLVPQGMAYAQLAGLPSITGLYTSITCLLAYAVFGPSRILVLGPDSSLGPMIFATIAPLVVAGSDPDRAVALASTLALLVGVVMVVAGWAGLGFVADLLSKPTMIGYLNGLALTIIVGQLPKLFGFSVDADGLLQEIAAFVRGVADGETVPAALAVGVGGIVVVLALQRWWPKVPAVLVMVVLAIAFSALLDLEERGVSLVGVLPQGFPPLTLPDIGWSDLAPLAGGAVAIALVALADTMSTASAFAERTGQEVHGNQEMIGIGTANLAAGLFQGFPVSTSGSRTAVAERAGARTQLTGVTGAALIIVMIVFLPGLFRDLPQAALAAVVITAALSLADVRSVVRLWRQRRVECTLSLVAFAGVALLGVLPGIGIAVALSILNVFRHAWRPYSTTLGLAEGVPGFHDVRSYPAARRLPGLVIYRFDAPLLFANAKTFRDEVVGLARTVPSPGWVVVAAEPITDVDTTAAEMLFDLDRLLDERGQTLVLAELKDPVRRKVERYGLTREIEPRHFFPTVEAAVDAWRAETGANWADAP; encoded by the coding sequence GTGCGCCTGGTGCCGCCGGGGGTGGACGCGCTGCGCGGGTACCGCCGGGCGTGGCTGCCCAAGGACCTCGTCGCCGGGGCGGTGCTGACCGCGCTGCTCGTGCCGCAGGGCATGGCCTACGCGCAGCTGGCCGGGCTGCCGTCGATCACGGGCCTGTACACGTCGATCACCTGCCTGCTCGCCTACGCGGTGTTCGGGCCGTCGCGGATCCTGGTGCTCGGCCCGGACTCCTCGCTCGGCCCGATGATCTTCGCGACGATCGCGCCGCTGGTGGTCGCCGGCTCGGACCCCGACCGGGCGGTCGCGCTCGCCTCCACCCTGGCGCTGCTCGTCGGCGTGGTCATGGTGGTCGCGGGCTGGGCCGGGCTCGGTTTCGTCGCCGACCTGCTGTCCAAGCCGACGATGATCGGCTACCTCAACGGCCTCGCCCTCACGATCATCGTCGGGCAGCTGCCGAAGCTCTTCGGCTTCTCCGTGGACGCCGACGGGCTGCTGCAGGAGATCGCCGCGTTCGTGCGCGGGGTGGCGGACGGCGAGACGGTGCCCGCCGCGCTCGCGGTGGGGGTCGGCGGCATCGTCGTCGTCCTCGCCCTGCAGCGGTGGTGGCCGAAGGTGCCCGCGGTGCTGGTCATGGTCGTGCTGGCGATCGCGTTCAGCGCCCTGCTCGACCTGGAGGAGCGGGGCGTGAGCCTGGTCGGCGTGCTGCCCCAGGGCTTCCCGCCGCTGACGCTGCCCGACATCGGGTGGTCCGACCTCGCCCCGCTCGCCGGCGGGGCGGTGGCGATCGCCCTGGTCGCGCTCGCCGACACCATGTCGACCGCGTCGGCCTTCGCCGAGCGCACCGGCCAGGAGGTGCACGGCAACCAGGAGATGATCGGGATCGGCACGGCCAACCTCGCCGCCGGCCTGTTCCAGGGGTTCCCGGTGAGCACCAGCGGCTCCCGGACGGCGGTCGCCGAGCGCGCCGGGGCGCGCACCCAGCTGACCGGGGTCACCGGCGCGGCCCTGATCATCGTGATGATCGTGTTCCTGCCGGGCCTGTTCCGGGACCTGCCGCAGGCGGCGCTGGCGGCGGTGGTGATCACCGCGGCGCTCTCGCTGGCCGACGTGCGCAGCGTGGTCCGGTTGTGGCGGCAGCGCCGGGTCGAGTGCACCCTGTCGCTCGTCGCATTCGCCGGGGTGGCGCTGCTCGGCGTGCTGCCGGGCATCGGGATCGCCGTGGCGCTGTCGATCCTCAACGTCTTCCGGCACGCCTGGCGGCCGTACTCGACGACGCTCGGGCTGGCCGAGGGCGTGCCCGGCTTCCACGACGTCCGCTCCTACCCGGCGGCCCGCCGGCTGCCCGGTCTGGTGATCTACCGGTTCGACGCACCGCTGCTGTTCGCCAACGCCAAGACCTTCCGCGACGAGGTGGTCGGGCTGGCCCGGACGGTGCCGTCGCCCGGGTGGGTGGTGGTCGCCGCCGAGCCGATCACGGACGTCGACACCACCGCGGCCGAGATGCTCTTCGACCTCGACCGGCTGCTCGACGAGCGCGGCCAGACCCTGGTGCTCGCCGAGCTCAAGGACCCGGTGCGGCGCAAGGTCGAGCGCTACGGCCTCACCCGCGAGATCGAGCCGCGGCACTTCTTCCCGACCGTCGAGGCCGCGGTCGACGCATGGCGCGCCGAGACCGGCGCCAACTGGGCCGACGCCCCCTAG
- a CDS encoding response regulator transcription factor: MTQLASPPALNPRDVVLLRCLADGRSTAQIAESLAVSGNTARTRIRRLESKLQVSGRGAAVRAARELGVLLLV; this comes from the coding sequence ATGACCCAGCTCGCTTCGCCGCCGGCGTTGAACCCTCGGGACGTCGTCCTCCTGCGGTGCCTGGCCGACGGCCGGTCGACGGCGCAGATCGCGGAGTCGCTGGCGGTCTCCGGGAACACGGCGCGGACGCGGATCCGCCGGCTGGAGTCCAAGTTGCAGGTCTCCGGACGGGGCGCGGCTGTGCGCGCGGCCCGGGAGCTGGGGGTTCTGCTCCTCGTCTGA
- a CDS encoding SemiSWEET transporter, which yields MTAALGFLAAALSICLVWPQVWLSCRRGRTRGLSPAAAWLAVGLNASWLTFGLLTRDPAQIVTNAVVGAGNTAVLAALLFSQSHLRTRTALLRSAAGAAGLVTIAAGSALSVVLLGADRVEVGTALGALVSVVGAGTACVQPLSMLRDRTQDLSGLSAIRYRLGAAANASWLSYALLRHEPTVFAAAGIGFGCAVLVCTLLARRSSPSAAAVRALPTRGPALAPAA from the coding sequence ATGACCGCCGCTCTCGGCTTCCTCGCGGCTGCCCTCTCCATCTGCCTCGTCTGGCCGCAGGTCTGGCTCTCCTGCCGCCGCGGCCGCACCCGCGGCCTCTCGCCGGCGGCCGCCTGGCTCGCCGTCGGGCTCAACGCCTCCTGGCTGACCTTCGGCCTGCTCACCCGCGACCCGGCGCAGATCGTCACCAACGCCGTCGTCGGTGCGGGCAACACCGCCGTCCTGGCGGCACTGCTGTTCTCCCAGTCCCACCTGCGCACCCGGACCGCCCTGCTGCGGTCCGCGGCCGGCGCGGCCGGCCTCGTGACGATCGCCGCGGGCAGCGCCCTGTCGGTGGTCCTCCTCGGGGCGGACCGGGTGGAGGTCGGCACGGCGCTCGGTGCGCTGGTCTCGGTCGTCGGTGCGGGCACCGCGTGCGTGCAGCCGTTGAGCATGCTGCGCGACCGGACGCAGGACCTCTCCGGGCTCTCGGCGATCCGGTACCGGCTCGGCGCCGCCGCCAACGCCTCGTGGCTGAGCTACGCCCTGCTGCGGCACGAGCCGACGGTCTTCGCCGCGGCCGGCATCGGCTTCGGCTGCGCCGTCCTGGTCTGCACGCTGCTCGCCCGTCGCTCGAGCCCGTCGGCCGCGGCGGTCCGGGCGCTGCCCACCCGCGGCCCGGCGCTGGCCCCCGCCGCCTGA